The Desulfuromonas sp. TF nucleotide sequence CCCCGACGTCTACTTCCAGGGACGCGAGTCTGTCAACCCCTACTACACCAGGATCGCCGGCATCGTCCAGGGCGCCATGGACAAGTTCGCCGCTAGAGTCGGCCGGCAGTACAACCTGGTCGACTACGTCGGCGCCCCCGACGCCGAGCGCGTCATGGTGGTGATGGGCTCCGGGGCCGACTGCGCCGAGGAGACCGTCAACTATCTCGTCTCCAAAGGGGAGAAGGTCGGCCTGCTCAAGGTGCGGCTGTTTCTGCCCTTCCCCATCGAGCAGTTCGCCCGCGCCCTGCCCAAGACGGTCCGCAAGATCGCCGTTCTCGACCGCACCAAGGAGCCCGGCTCCATCGGCGAGCCCCTCTACCACGAGGTGCGCACCGCCATCGGCGAGGCCATGGAGCAGGACCTGATCCAGCTCGATCGCTACCCGGCCATCGTCGGCGGCCGCTTCGGCCTCGGCTCCAAGGAGTTCTCCCCGGCCATGGCCAAGGCCGTGCTGGACAATCTCTCCAAGGACAAGCCCAAAAACCACTTCGTCGTCGGCATCGTAGAAGACGTCACCGGCTGCAGCCTCGAGTTCGACGAGAGCTTCAAGATCCCCAGCAACGTCTACGCCGCCATGTTCTACGGGCTCGGCTCCGACGGCACCGTCGGCGCNNNNNNNNNNACAACCTCTACGCCGCCATGTTCTACGGCCTCGGCTCCGACGGCACCGTCGGCGCCAACAAGAACTCCATCAAGATCATCGGCGAGACCACTGACAACAACGTGCAGGCCTACTTCGTCTACGACTCCAAAAAAGCCGGCAGCATGACCACCAGCCACCTGCGCTTCGGCNNNNNNNNNNCAACAAGAACTCCATCAAGATCATCGGCGAGACCACCGACAACAACGTGCAGGCCTACTTCGTCTACGACTCCAAAAAAGCCGGCAGCATGACCACCAGCCACCTGCGCTTCGGCAAGGAGCAGATCCGCGCCCCCTACCTGATCGACAGCTCCGACTTCGTCGCCTGCCACAACTTCTCCTTCCTCGAGAAGTACGACATGCTGGCCAGCGCCAAGGAAGGGGCCACCTTCCTGCTCAACAGCCCCTTCGGCAAGGACGAGATCTGGGCCCATCTGCCCGTCGAGGTGCAGAAGCAGATCATCGACAAGAAGCTCAAGTTCTTCATCATCGACGGCGTGCGCCTCGGCAACGAGATCGGCCTCGGCCCCCGCATCAACGTCATCATGCAGACCGCCTTCTTCAAGATCTCCAACATCATCCCCCTTGACCAGGCGATCCGCGAGATCAAGGACGCCATCGTCAAGAGCTACTCCAAGGCCGGCGAGAAGGTACTGGCCATGAACAACAAGGCCGTCGACGTCGCCCTCGAGAACATCGAGGAAGTCGCCGTCCCCGCGAGCGCCGACAGCGCCCTGCGGATGAAGGCCGGCCTCGGCGCCGAAACGCCCGATTTCGTGCGCAACACCTTAGGTCCCATCATCGACGGACTCGGCGACAGCGTCCCCGTCTCCGCCCTGCCCGCCGACGGCACCTTCCCCACCGGCACCGCCAAGTACGAAAAGCGCAACATCGCCGTCGACATCCCCGTGTGGGACGAAGAGCTCTGCATCCAGTGCGGCATCTGCTCCTTCGTCTGTNNNNNNNNNNNNNNNNNNNNNNNNNNNNNNNNNNNNNNNNNNNNNNNNNNNNNNNNNNNNNNNNNNNNNNNNNNNNNNAGCCGAACTCGACGGAGCCCCTGCCGCCTTCAAGTCCGTCGACGCCAAGGGCAAGGAGATGGCCGGCAAGAAGTTCACCCTCCAGGTCGCTCCCGAGGACTGCACCGGCTGCGGCGCCTGCGTCCACAACTGCCCCGCCAAAAGCAAGGAAGACCCCAACCACAAGGCCATCAACATGACCTTCCAGGCCCCCCTGCGCGAGCAGGAAGCCAAAAACTGGGACTTCTTCCTCGGCCTCTCCGACACCGATCCGGCGCTGGTCAACCGCGCCAGCCTCAAGGGCAGCCAGCTGCTTCCGCCGATGTTCGAGTTCTCCGGCGCCTGCGCCGGCTGCGGCGAGACCCCCTTCGTCAAGCTGTGCTCCCAGCTCTTCGGCGACCGCATGCTCGTGGCCAACGCCACCGGCTGCTCCTCCATCTACGGCGGGAATCTCCCCACCACCCCCTGGACCACCCGCAAGGACGGACTGGGACCGGCGTGGAGCAACTCCCTGTTCGAAGACAACGCCGAGTTCGGCTTCGGCATGCGCCTGGCCGTCGACAAGAGCACCNNNNNNNNNNGCGAGATGCTCGATCGGATCATGGGGTGCGGCTGCAAGGTGTGCGAGGCCGACAAGGCCCTCATGCAGCAGATCAAGGAAGCCGACCAGAGCACCCAGGAGGCGATCGAGCAGCAGCGCGGCCGCGTCGCCAAGCTCAAGGAAGTCCTCGCCTCCTGCACCGACCCCGAGGCCAAGCAGCTGCTGAATGTGGCCGACTACCTGGTCAAGAAGTCCGTCTGGATCCACGGCGGCGACGGCTGGGCCTACGACATCGGCTACGGCGGCCTCGACCACGTGCTCGCCTCCGGCGAGAACGTCAACGTGCTCGTCCTCGACACCGAGGTCTACTCCAACACCGGCGGCCAGGCCTCCAAGGCGACCCCGCTTGGCGCCGTGGCGCAGTTCGCCGCCGGCGGCAAGCGCATGCCCAAGAAGGACCTCGGCATGATCGCCATGACCTACGGCAACATCTATGTGGCCAAGGTCGCCATGTCCAACCCGGCCCAGGTGGTCAAGGCGATGCTCGAAGCCGACGCCTACGACGGCCCCTCTCTGGTGATCGCCTACACCCACTGCATCGCGCACGGCATCAACATGGCCTCGGCGGTGGACGGCTGCAAGGAGGCGGTCAACAGCGGCCACTGGCCCCTGTTCCGCTACGATCCCCGCCTTGCCGATCAGGGAAAGAACCCCCTGCAGCTCGACAGCAAGGAGCCGACCATCACCTTCTCTGAGTACGCCCAGAAGCAGAACCGCTACCGGATGCTCAGAAAAACCGATCCTGAAGCATCGGATCGGCTGATGGAGGCGGGCAACAGGGAGACGGCCACCCGGTTTGATTTGTACAGGAAATTGGCGGAGGTCAACGAGAATCTTTACAAGTAGTAACTCTTACATGCGCAACTAAAAAGCTCCCGGCGGTTTCTCCGCCGGGAGCTTTTTAGTCAGTCCGTTTGAAACGGTAATCGATGTAAGAGGTTATATCGATCGGAACACCAGCCTTTTACCTGAAAAGACAGTGCTTTGCATAGTCTGCTGCATCACTTGCGCTCCATTCCTTCCGGGGCTTATCTCTCATGTCTTCACACCATGCTTCGCTTCCGACCTCCGGTGAACATCCTGCCATGGCTAAAAAGAGACTGAATGCGATAGATACACCGGTTAGTCTAATGAGTTTCATAATTTCCTCCATCCTGAATGTTTTCAGATCGCCAAACTGGGACACGAGCAATGAGTCAATTCTTGTCCGGACCGGAGGTCAAATGGCTTTGTCCTCGTCCTTCAGACCAGCCTTCTGACTGAACAGAACCATGAGACAGCACCTTTTCTTCCGGCAAACTGCGCGAATGAATTGAGAAAATGATTTGGCCCGACTCGTGCAGGCCGTATTAATTAATATAATCCGAAATCCCCGGGCCGCTTCTTGTTGTAGGCATGCAAACCATTCAGCAAGAAACATTCCGTTGGGTCTGATGAAATGACTGGAGGATGGCGGAACGAGGATCTTCGCCGGTGGAAATTGCATTCCACTTCGAGCGGAGCCAGAAAGAGCTGCCCATGTCGGAAATTAGCGAAAAAGGGTGTGATTTGAAGAAGGAGTGTGGCTTCTACTGCACTTTCATCAGCAGCAAGTCCCACGTCTGGGCCACCATGATTGCAAAATATTGCAATGGCGCGGACTATCCTCTCTGCGCCCGAAGAATCTATTTTTTCGAAAAAGGGGTGTGCGCGCCGACAATCATGACTCCCATCGGAATTCTGCCACCTGNNNNNNNNNNGAGGACTACGCCCAGCGGCAGAACCGCTAT carries:
- a CDS encoding 2-oxoacid:acceptor oxidoreductase family protein is translated as NKNSIKIIGETTDNNVQAYFVYDSKKAGSMTTSHLRFGKEQIRAPYLIDSSDFVACHNFSFLEKYDMLASAKEGATFLLNSPFGKDEIWAHLPVEVQKQIIDKKLKFFIIDGVRLGNEIGLGPRINVIMQTAFFKISNIIPLDQAIREIKDAIVKSYSKAGEKVLAMNNKAVDVALENIEEVAVPASADSALRMKAGLGAETPDFVRNTLGPIIDGLGDSVPVSALPADGTFPTGTAKYEKRNIAVDIPVWDEELCIQCGICSFVC
- a CDS encoding 4Fe-4S binding protein is translated as AELDGAPAAFKSVDAKGKEMAGKKFTLQVAPEDCTGCGACVHNCPAKSKEDPNHKAINMTFQAPLREQEAKNWDFFLGLSDTDPALVNRASLKGSQLLPPMFEFSGACAGCGETPFVKLCSQLFGDRMLVANATGCSSIYGGNLPTTPWTTRKDGLGPAWSNSLFEDNAEFGFGMRLAVDKST
- a CDS encoding DUF3012 domain-containing protein, translated to MEEIMKLIRLTGVSIAFSLFLAMAGCSPEVGSEAWCEDMRDKPRKEWSASDAADYAKHCLFR
- a CDS encoding 2-oxoacid:acceptor oxidoreductase family protein; the encoded protein is NLYAAMFYGLGSDGTVGANKNSIKIIGETTDNNVQAYFVYDSKKAGSMTTSHLRFG
- a CDS encoding thiamine pyrophosphate-dependent enzyme; its protein translation is EMLDRIMGCGCKVCEADKALMQQIKEADQSTQEAIEQQRGRVAKLKEVLASCTDPEAKQLLNVADYLVKKSVWIHGGDGWAYDIGYGGLDHVLASGENVNVLVLDTEVYSNTGGQASKATPLGAVAQFAAGGKRMPKKDLGMIAMTYGNIYVAKVAMSNPAQVVKAMLEADAYDGPSLVIAYTHCIAHGINMASAVDGCKEAVNSGHWPLFRYDPRLADQGKNPLQLDSKEPTITFSEYAQKQNRYRMLRKTDPEASDRLMEAGNRETATRFDLYRKLAEVNENLYK